Proteins encoded in a region of the bacterium genome:
- a CDS encoding DUF4340 domain-containing protein, whose amino-acid sequence MKKSTTILAGLFILLLAVFYLGSLKEKKQERGVVGPVLEVEKDRITQVEITKDQAKIVLAKQKGEWQISDPLKYRANQAYVEDLLGNILSLEIDALASELPEKQTFYGVDTGGIIVKVSAEDRPLSSFIIGKQSYPHTYLRPLNSTQIYRVKGVSRWYYTRQISDWRDKTIFDFDTASVKEITLSETEAVIRLLREGDLWKMESKGEESPADTEAVNQLLSTASTLKANDFKDTAPERDFSRPDFRVAITFDSGETRGLSLLAEDESQTQYLAQKRMAIRPSFCFTKRLCQP is encoded by the coding sequence ATGAAGAAATCTACCACTATTTTAGCCGGTTTGTTTATCCTGCTTCTGGCTGTCTTTTATCTGGGGAGCCTGAAAGAAAAAAAACAGGAGCGGGGCGTAGTAGGTCCGGTGCTGGAAGTCGAAAAGGACCGGATTACCCAAGTTGAGATTACCAAAGACCAGGCAAAGATTGTCCTGGCCAAACAAAAGGGAGAATGGCAAATCAGTGATCCCCTTAAGTATCGGGCCAACCAGGCCTACGTGGAAGACCTGCTGGGTAATATCCTCTCCCTGGAGATAGACGCCCTGGCCTCAGAGCTTCCTGAAAAACAGACCTTCTATGGAGTTGATACCGGCGGGATTATAGTCAAGGTCTCGGCCGAGGATAGACCCCTTTCCTCCTTCATTATAGGCAAACAGAGTTATCCCCATACCTATCTCAGGCCGCTAAATTCTACCCAGATATACCGGGTAAAGGGGGTCTCCAGATGGTACTACACCAGACAGATAAGCGATTGGCGGGATAAAACCATCTTTGACTTTGACACGGCTTCTGTGAAAGAGATTACCTTAAGCGAGACTGAGGCGGTCATTAGGCTCTTAAGAGAGGGCGATCTCTGGAAGATGGAGTCTAAGGGGGAAGAATCCCCGGCTGATACAGAAGCGGTTAACCAGCTTCTTTCAACGGCCTCGACCTTGAAGGCTAATGATTTTAAAGATACTGCCCCGGAAAGGGATTTCTCCCGGCCTGATTTCCGAGTGGCCATCACCTTTGATTCCGGAGAGACCAGGGGGCTTTCCCTCTTAGCTGAAGATGAGAGCCAGACTCAATACCTGGCCCAAAAAAGGATGGCGATAAGACCATCTTTCTGCTTTACCAAGA